A genomic window from Arthrobacter globiformis includes:
- a CDS encoding UPF0182 family membrane protein encodes MSRPASPTPPGKLQTRRGALTPTLIVVALVVVGFIFFANVWTDVLWYQQLGYFQVFLTENLARIAIFAAGFLLMFAAVFYAIRIAYHVRPVYAPDSEIRDNLNRYQAQLEPVRRVVMIGLPVLFGLFAGSAASSQWQKVMLFFNQESFGQKDPEFGLDIGFYLMTLPFLGFVTGFLISVAIVAGIAGILTHYLYGSIRIMERGIFTSRAAQIHLAVTGASFLILLGINFWLDRYSALQNSGGRWAGALYTDVNAVIPTKAILAVAAALVAILFIIAAVIGKWRLPVIGTAMLVITSILAGGVYPWVIQQFQVRPSEQTLERKYIERNIGMTRAAYGLDQVKVERYNATTTTTAGALAPDAQTTANIRLLDPNLISDAFSQLEQFRPYYQFPKALNVDRYMVDGKMQDTVIAVRELNPDGLAADQQSWLNRHVVYTHGYGVVAAKGNKFTVDGKPEFLQSGIPSTGVLGTDATYEPRIYFGEDSPEYSIVGAPEGAPHREQDRPASKEGGETQYTFTGNGGPNVGSFFNKVLYSIKFQSSDLLLSDGVNDASQILYERNPRERVQKVAPYLTVDGNAYPAVVDGRVKWIVDGYTTSQYYPYSQQEQLSDATTDSQTTAGRNVALPNSSVNYIRNSVKATVDAYDGSVTLYAWDDQDPLLKAWQKVFPSTLKPYSEMSAAVMSHVRYPEDLFKVQRELLGRYHVTDPVSFYKNDDAWSVPNDPTVSQEVKQPPFYMSLQMPDQKAPAFQLTSSYIPQVVNNNARNVLYGFLAADSDAGSKKGVKSENYGQLRLLQVPPEAQVPGPGQAQNKFNSDPAVSQALNLLRQGASDVLNGNLLTLPAARGMLYIQPVYLKSTGETSYPTLQRVLVAFGDKIGFAPTLDEALNQLFGGRSGAQAGDATNGKTPTSPGKTPPSTGSADAKAALKAALDEANAAIKAGQEALAKGDFAAYGEQQKKLSDALKKALDAEGRLGSTGTASSPTSPSATPTPSPSS; translated from the coding sequence TTGTCCCGTCCTGCCAGCCCCACCCCGCCCGGAAAACTCCAGACAAGGCGCGGTGCTTTAACGCCCACGCTCATCGTCGTTGCGCTGGTTGTTGTCGGGTTCATCTTCTTCGCCAATGTGTGGACGGACGTCCTGTGGTACCAGCAGCTGGGCTACTTCCAGGTGTTCCTGACGGAGAACCTGGCGAGGATCGCCATTTTTGCCGCCGGCTTCCTCCTCATGTTCGCGGCCGTGTTTTATGCGATCCGCATCGCCTACCACGTCCGCCCGGTGTACGCGCCGGACTCCGAAATCCGGGATAACCTCAACCGCTACCAGGCGCAGCTGGAACCCGTCCGGCGGGTGGTCATGATCGGGCTGCCCGTGCTGTTCGGGCTCTTCGCCGGCAGCGCCGCCTCCAGCCAGTGGCAGAAGGTAATGCTGTTCTTCAACCAGGAGTCCTTCGGCCAGAAGGATCCTGAGTTCGGGCTCGACATCGGCTTCTACCTGATGACGCTGCCGTTCCTGGGCTTCGTCACCGGGTTCCTGATCAGCGTGGCAATCGTGGCCGGCATTGCGGGCATTCTCACGCACTACCTCTACGGCAGCATCAGGATCATGGAACGTGGCATCTTCACCAGCCGTGCCGCGCAGATCCACCTCGCCGTCACCGGCGCCTCATTCCTGATCCTGCTGGGCATCAACTTCTGGCTGGACCGCTACTCCGCCCTGCAGAACAGCGGCGGCCGCTGGGCAGGCGCCCTGTACACCGACGTCAACGCAGTGATCCCCACGAAGGCGATCCTGGCCGTGGCGGCGGCCCTCGTCGCCATCCTCTTCATCATCGCAGCCGTCATCGGCAAGTGGCGGCTTCCGGTCATCGGTACGGCGATGCTGGTCATCACCTCCATCCTGGCCGGCGGTGTCTACCCGTGGGTCATCCAGCAGTTCCAGGTCCGCCCTTCCGAGCAGACCCTGGAACGGAAGTACATCGAGCGCAACATCGGCATGACGCGGGCAGCCTACGGCCTGGACCAGGTAAAGGTGGAGCGGTACAACGCCACGACCACCACCACGGCCGGCGCCCTGGCCCCGGACGCTCAGACCACTGCCAACATCCGGCTCCTGGATCCGAACCTGATCTCGGACGCCTTCTCGCAGCTTGAGCAGTTCCGCCCGTACTACCAGTTCCCCAAGGCACTCAACGTGGACCGGTACATGGTGGATGGCAAGATGCAAGACACCGTCATCGCGGTGCGCGAGCTGAACCCGGACGGCCTCGCCGCCGACCAGCAATCCTGGCTGAACCGCCACGTCGTCTACACCCACGGCTACGGTGTTGTTGCCGCGAAGGGCAACAAGTTCACGGTCGACGGAAAGCCGGAGTTCCTGCAGTCCGGCATCCCGTCCACCGGCGTCCTCGGCACCGACGCGACCTACGAGCCCCGCATCTACTTCGGCGAGGACTCCCCGGAGTACTCGATCGTGGGTGCCCCGGAAGGCGCACCGCACCGTGAGCAGGACCGTCCGGCGTCCAAGGAAGGCGGCGAGACGCAGTACACCTTCACCGGAAACGGCGGCCCGAACGTCGGCAGCTTCTTCAACAAGGTCCTGTACTCGATCAAGTTCCAGTCCTCCGACCTACTGCTGTCCGACGGCGTGAACGACGCCTCCCAGATCCTGTACGAACGCAACCCTCGGGAACGCGTGCAGAAGGTGGCGCCGTACCTGACGGTCGACGGCAACGCCTACCCCGCCGTCGTTGACGGCCGGGTCAAGTGGATCGTGGACGGCTACACCACCAGCCAGTACTACCCGTACTCGCAGCAGGAGCAGCTCTCCGACGCCACCACGGATTCACAGACCACCGCAGGGCGCAACGTGGCACTGCCCAACAGCTCCGTCAACTACATCCGCAACTCGGTCAAGGCCACTGTGGACGCCTACGACGGTTCCGTCACGCTCTATGCCTGGGATGACCAGGATCCGCTCCTGAAGGCCTGGCAGAAGGTGTTCCCTTCCACCCTGAAGCCCTACTCGGAGATGTCGGCCGCGGTCATGAGCCACGTCCGTTACCCGGAGGACCTGTTTAAGGTGCAGCGTGAGCTCCTTGGCCGCTACCACGTGACCGATCCCGTGAGCTTCTACAAGAACGACGACGCGTGGAGCGTTCCGAACGATCCCACCGTGTCCCAGGAAGTCAAGCAGCCTCCGTTCTACATGTCGCTGCAGATGCCCGACCAGAAGGCCCCCGCCTTCCAGCTCACCTCCTCCTACATTCCGCAGGTGGTCAACAACAACGCCCGCAACGTCCTCTATGGGTTCCTCGCGGCCGATTCCGACGCGGGCTCGAAGAAGGGCGTGAAGTCGGAGAACTACGGACAGCTCCGGCTGCTGCAGGTCCCGCCGGAAGCCCAGGTGCCCGGCCCCGGCCAGGCGCAGAACAAGTTCAACTCGGACCCTGCAGTCTCCCAGGCGCTGAACCTGTTGCGGCAGGGTGCGTCGGATGTGCTCAACGGCAACCTGCTGACACTTCCCGCCGCCCGGGGCATGCTCTACATCCAGCCTGTCTACCTCAAGTCCACGGGTGAAACCTCCTACCCGACCCTGCAGAGGGTGCTCGTGGCCTTCGGTGACAAGATCGGCTTCGCGCCCACCCTGGACGAGGCCCTCAACCAGCTGTTTGGTGGCCGGTCAGGCGCCCAGGCCGGAGACGCGACCAACGGCAAGACACCCACGTCTCCAGGCAAAACGCCGCCTTCAACGGGCTCAGCGGATGCCAAGGCGGCCCTGAAGGCAGCCCTGGATGAAGCCAACGCGGCCATCAAGGCCGGCCAGGAAGCACTGGCCAAGGGCGACTTCGCGGCGTACGGCGAGCAGCAGAAGAAGCTGTCAGACGCGCTGAAGAAGGCGCTCGACGCCGAGGGGAGGCTTGGCAGCACCGGAACTGCCAGCAGCCCGACGTCGCCGTCCGCGACGCCGACGCCGTCACCCAGCAGCTGA
- a CDS encoding YlbL family protein yields MTITKGGQPAEESPAPAAGGGNPEGTEDSRRSRRARGRDPRISAMALSGLLALGLGVTAAVLPVPYVVESPGPTFNTLGTENTKPVISVSGRETFPAKGNLDLTTVYVDGGPNGPVSVFEAFSAWLDDSKAVYPEELIFPTGVTKEESQQESAVAMATSQENAVAAALKGLDIPYGQKLEVADLSEGSAAQGKLQKGDVFTSINAKPVTSLEVIQEELAAGKGKPAVVVVSRDGKQVTETVTPAKNPSGRYILGVLLQYRFTFPFDVKISLDKVGGPSAGMMFALGIMDTLTPGDLTGGKHIAGTGTISPDGVVGPIGGIAVKMHGARADGASMFLAPAANCAEVAGHVPDGLQVVKVENLDEAKSAVELAAKGADTSGLPGCTNN; encoded by the coding sequence GTGACGATTACCAAGGGCGGCCAGCCCGCAGAGGAGTCCCCGGCGCCCGCCGCCGGTGGCGGGAATCCCGAGGGAACTGAGGATTCCCGCCGGTCCCGGCGTGCCCGGGGCAGGGATCCCCGCATCTCCGCGATGGCACTGTCCGGGCTTCTTGCGCTCGGGCTGGGCGTGACGGCGGCGGTCCTGCCGGTCCCGTATGTGGTGGAATCGCCCGGGCCCACGTTCAACACACTGGGCACGGAAAATACGAAGCCCGTGATCAGCGTTTCCGGCCGTGAGACGTTCCCGGCCAAGGGAAACCTCGATCTCACCACTGTCTATGTCGACGGCGGTCCCAACGGTCCCGTCAGCGTCTTTGAGGCGTTCTCGGCGTGGCTTGACGACTCCAAGGCGGTGTACCCCGAGGAACTGATCTTCCCGACGGGCGTAACCAAGGAGGAATCACAGCAGGAAAGTGCCGTGGCCATGGCCACGTCGCAGGAGAACGCTGTGGCGGCGGCCCTGAAGGGGCTCGATATTCCTTACGGGCAGAAGCTCGAAGTGGCGGACCTGTCCGAGGGCTCGGCCGCGCAGGGCAAGTTGCAGAAGGGTGACGTCTTCACGTCCATCAACGCCAAACCTGTCACGTCGCTGGAGGTGATCCAGGAAGAACTGGCCGCCGGAAAGGGGAAGCCCGCCGTCGTCGTCGTAAGCCGGGACGGCAAACAGGTCACGGAAACCGTGACGCCGGCGAAGAACCCGTCCGGACGGTACATCCTGGGCGTACTGCTGCAGTACCGCTTCACTTTCCCGTTCGACGTGAAGATCTCCCTGGACAAGGTGGGCGGCCCGAGCGCCGGGATGATGTTCGCCCTGGGAATCATGGACACCCTGACGCCCGGGGATCTCACCGGCGGAAAGCACATCGCGGGAACCGGCACCATCAGCCCCGACGGCGTGGTGGGCCCGATCGGCGGTATCGCGGTGAAAATGCACGGTGCCCGGGCTGACGGCGCCTCTATGTTCCTGGCCCCGGCGGCGAACTGCGCCGAGGTTGCGGGGCATGTTCCGGATGGCCTGCAGGTGGTCAAGGTGGAAAACCTGGACGAAGCAAAGTCCGCCGTCGAGCTGGCCGCCAAGGGTGCCGACACGTCGGGACTTCCGGGCTGCACCAACAACTAG
- a CDS encoding zinc-dependent metalloprotease has translation MTSNPLNPSNGDENPKDPLAEMLQNLMGGKGLGDIDPAELAKAAGLPNDPNLLAQMFSQVQAMMSAPSEGPVNWKLAHDNARRVAAGSSDPSVTSAQSREVDEALRLAELWLDQVTDLPATGLIGKAWSRAEWVEETLGTWKRLTEPVANSVANALSTAMTEQMPEEMKSMMGGASSMLQNVGGAIFGMQLGQAIGALSTDVVSSTDIGVPLADLEMALLPGNVTKFGEGLSLPENDIRLFLAVREAAHARLFVQVPWLRGHLLGAIEAYARGIHIDTSRIEELARDLDPSNPEGIQEALSQGVFMPQRTPEQDQALQKLETALALVEGWVDELTAAATEKVLPSAAALRETVRRRRATGGPAEHAFASLVGLELRPRRLREAATLWASLKAERGIDGRDAIWKHPDLLPTADDLDDPKGFSERRKLAEASDSEVDDALQKLLNGGFDSPAHTDGEKTDGDEGDGDGEKAGGDEGDAPKS, from the coding sequence ATGACCTCCAATCCACTCAATCCGTCCAACGGCGACGAAAATCCAAAGGATCCGCTGGCGGAGATGCTGCAGAACCTCATGGGCGGCAAGGGCCTGGGTGACATCGACCCCGCCGAACTGGCCAAAGCCGCCGGGCTGCCCAACGATCCCAACCTGCTGGCCCAGATGTTCTCCCAGGTGCAGGCCATGATGAGCGCGCCCTCGGAAGGCCCCGTCAACTGGAAGCTCGCCCACGACAACGCCCGCCGCGTGGCTGCCGGCAGCTCCGACCCCTCCGTCACGTCCGCACAGTCCCGCGAAGTGGATGAGGCGCTGCGGCTTGCAGAGCTCTGGCTGGACCAGGTCACGGACCTGCCCGCTACCGGCCTCATCGGCAAGGCGTGGTCCCGCGCCGAATGGGTGGAGGAAACACTCGGCACCTGGAAGCGGCTGACGGAGCCCGTGGCCAACAGCGTGGCCAACGCCCTCTCCACCGCCATGACGGAGCAGATGCCGGAGGAGATGAAGTCCATGATGGGCGGCGCCTCGTCCATGCTGCAGAACGTGGGTGGCGCCATCTTCGGCATGCAGCTGGGCCAGGCCATCGGAGCACTCTCCACCGACGTGGTCAGCTCCACGGACATCGGCGTTCCGCTGGCCGACCTGGAGATGGCGCTGCTTCCCGGCAACGTGACCAAGTTCGGCGAGGGGCTCAGCCTTCCCGAAAACGACATCCGGCTCTTCCTTGCCGTCCGCGAGGCGGCCCACGCCCGTCTGTTCGTCCAGGTTCCGTGGCTTCGCGGCCATCTGCTGGGTGCCATTGAGGCCTACGCCCGCGGCATCCACATCGACACGTCGCGGATCGAGGAGCTCGCCCGGGACCTTGACCCGAGCAACCCGGAGGGTATCCAGGAGGCCCTGTCGCAGGGCGTTTTCATGCCGCAGCGCACACCGGAACAGGACCAGGCACTGCAGAAGCTGGAGACTGCGCTGGCCCTCGTCGAGGGCTGGGTGGACGAGCTCACCGCTGCGGCCACGGAAAAGGTGCTTCCCTCCGCGGCGGCGCTCCGCGAAACGGTCCGCCGCCGCCGCGCCACTGGCGGCCCCGCGGAACATGCGTTCGCGTCCCTCGTCGGGCTGGAACTGCGGCCCCGCCGCCTCCGCGAAGCCGCCACGCTGTGGGCATCGCTCAAGGCCGAGCGCGGCATCGACGGCCGCGACGCCATCTGGAAGCATCCCGACCTGCTCCCCACTGCCGATGATCTTGACGATCCCAAGGGATTCAGCGAACGCCGGAAGCTCGCCGAGGCCAGTGACAGCGAAGTGGACGACGCCCTCCAGAAGCTGCTGAACGGGGGCTTTGACAGCCCCGCCCACACCGACGGCGAAAAGACTGACGGCGACGAGGGCGACGGCGACGGCGAAAAGGCCGGCGGCGACGAGGGCGACGCTCCGAAGAGCTAG
- a CDS encoding M48 metallopeptidase family protein, translating to MPGKQQTLTPLTTHEGAPVEVRRSARRRRTVAAFWENGTAVVAIPAHFSRAQEADWVHRMLEKLRTQGEKRSSGAGRRPSSDAALAAHAAELSARYLGGRSAPTSVRWVSNQNSRWGSATPSDGSIRLSDKLRPMPQWVIDYVLLHELAHLLVAGHNAAFWKLLEAYPETERAKAFLEGVSFATSRGLAAGEAEEPAL from the coding sequence ATGCCCGGAAAACAACAGACCCTCACGCCCCTGACCACCCACGAAGGGGCTCCGGTAGAGGTCCGCCGCTCCGCCCGCCGCCGCCGCACAGTCGCAGCCTTCTGGGAGAACGGCACCGCCGTCGTCGCAATCCCCGCCCATTTCAGCAGGGCGCAGGAAGCGGACTGGGTTCACCGGATGCTGGAGAAGCTCCGGACCCAGGGGGAGAAGCGTTCCAGCGGTGCGGGGCGGCGGCCTTCCTCGGACGCGGCGCTGGCCGCCCACGCTGCGGAGCTCTCGGCCAGGTACCTCGGCGGCAGGTCGGCCCCGACGTCGGTCCGGTGGGTCAGCAACCAAAACTCCCGCTGGGGCTCAGCCACCCCCTCGGACGGGTCCATCCGGCTGTCAGACAAGCTCCGGCCCATGCCGCAGTGGGTCATCGACTATGTGCTGCTGCATGAACTGGCGCACCTGCTGGTGGCTGGACATAACGCGGCGTTCTGGAAACTGCTGGAGGCTTATCCCGAAACGGAACGTGCCAAGGCTTTCCTGGAGGGTGTGTCGTTTGCCACGTCGCGCGGCCTCGCGGCCGGTGAAGCAGAGGAACCGGCTCTTTAA
- a CDS encoding ATP-dependent helicase — protein MTTENPDGNASLEDRILGGLDAEQREVATTLTGPLCVLAGAGTGKTRAITHRIAYGVHSGVYSPQRLLAVTFTARAAAEMRSRLRDLGVGNVQARTFHAAALRQLQFFWPQAVGGALPNLLDHKAQMIAEAARRLRLSTDRASIRDLASEIEWAKVSMLTPANYLENAQDRGAPGGFDLTAVARVFQAYEDVKTDRNVIDFEDVLLITVGILQEDPKVAATVREQYRHFVVDEYQDVSPLQQRLLELWLGGRNELCVVGDASQTIYSFTGASPKHLLGFKAQYPDANVVKLVRDYRSTPQVVKLANDLLASRRSGGPAADAAWAAPLKLVAQRNPGPQPQFTECTDDEAEAATVAGKIRTLLDDGVPASEIAVLFRTNGQSEAYEQALASAGIGYQLRGGERFFARKEVRDAILQLRAATRAVSESEPQPLGQLVRDIVASLGYTDTAPHSGGALRERWESLAALVALADELAQNRGPQFGLADFVNELQERSVAQHAPTVQGVTLASLHAAKGLEWDAVFLVGMSEGLMPISFADTPAAVDEERRLLYVGITRAREHLSLSWSTARTPGGRANRKPSRFLDGLRPDSVASSAARGRGAAPRRKAAAPASCRVCGSMLASGAERKVGRCSQCPPSYEEQTFNALREWRKDVAQSADVPAFVVFTDATLTAIAEARPSSLEELARLAGVGPSKLERYGEAVLAVLTESSTF, from the coding sequence GTGACGACAGAAAATCCTGATGGCAACGCCTCCCTGGAGGACCGGATCCTTGGCGGCCTCGACGCGGAGCAGCGGGAAGTGGCCACCACCCTGACCGGTCCGCTCTGCGTGCTCGCCGGAGCCGGCACCGGCAAGACCCGCGCCATCACCCACAGGATCGCCTACGGCGTGCACTCGGGGGTGTACAGCCCGCAGCGGCTGCTGGCGGTCACGTTCACGGCGCGTGCGGCAGCGGAAATGCGCAGCCGCCTCCGCGACCTCGGGGTCGGAAACGTGCAGGCCAGGACGTTCCACGCGGCCGCGTTGCGGCAGCTGCAGTTCTTCTGGCCGCAGGCGGTGGGCGGGGCGCTGCCCAACCTGCTGGACCACAAGGCGCAGATGATCGCCGAGGCCGCCCGCCGGCTTCGGCTGAGCACCGACCGTGCCTCTATCCGGGACCTGGCGTCCGAAATCGAGTGGGCCAAGGTATCCATGCTCACCCCCGCCAACTACCTGGAAAACGCACAGGACAGGGGCGCGCCGGGAGGCTTTGACCTCACCGCCGTGGCCCGCGTGTTCCAGGCTTACGAGGACGTCAAAACCGACCGCAACGTTATCGACTTCGAGGACGTCCTCCTGATTACCGTGGGCATCCTGCAGGAAGACCCAAAGGTGGCGGCGACGGTCCGGGAGCAGTACCGGCACTTCGTGGTGGACGAATATCAGGACGTTTCCCCGCTGCAGCAGCGGCTCCTGGAACTGTGGCTTGGCGGCCGCAACGAACTGTGCGTCGTGGGTGACGCCAGCCAGACCATCTACTCGTTCACGGGAGCGTCCCCGAAGCACCTCCTCGGATTCAAGGCCCAGTACCCGGACGCGAACGTGGTCAAGCTGGTCCGGGACTACCGGTCCACTCCGCAGGTGGTCAAGCTGGCCAACGATCTGCTGGCCTCACGGCGGAGTGGTGGCCCGGCGGCCGACGCCGCGTGGGCCGCGCCGCTGAAGCTGGTGGCCCAGCGGAACCCGGGACCCCAGCCGCAATTCACTGAATGCACGGACGACGAAGCCGAGGCTGCAACGGTCGCGGGCAAGATCCGCACCCTCCTCGACGACGGCGTGCCGGCGAGTGAGATCGCTGTCCTGTTCCGCACCAACGGCCAGTCAGAAGCCTACGAACAGGCTCTGGCATCCGCCGGGATCGGCTACCAACTGCGCGGCGGCGAGCGGTTCTTTGCGCGGAAGGAGGTCCGTGACGCGATCCTCCAGCTGCGGGCGGCCACCCGTGCCGTCTCCGAGTCCGAGCCCCAGCCGCTGGGGCAGCTGGTGCGCGACATCGTCGCGTCACTTGGCTACACGGACACAGCTCCGCACAGTGGCGGCGCCCTGCGGGAACGCTGGGAATCCCTTGCCGCGCTCGTGGCCCTGGCGGACGAGCTGGCGCAGAACCGGGGGCCGCAGTTCGGCCTGGCTGACTTTGTCAACGAGCTACAGGAGCGCTCCGTTGCCCAGCACGCCCCCACCGTCCAAGGGGTCACGCTGGCGTCCCTGCACGCGGCGAAGGGCCTTGAATGGGACGCGGTATTCCTCGTGGGGATGAGCGAAGGCCTCATGCCCATCTCCTTTGCAGACACTCCCGCCGCGGTGGACGAGGAACGCCGGCTGCTCTATGTGGGCATCACCCGCGCCCGCGAGCACCTGTCCCTCTCCTGGTCCACCGCCCGGACCCCCGGGGGCCGCGCCAACCGGAAGCCGTCCCGCTTCCTCGACGGGCTGCGCCCGGACTCGGTGGCAAGCTCTGCCGCCCGGGGGAGGGGAGCAGCGCCGCGCCGCAAGGCGGCCGCCCCGGCATCCTGCCGCGTCTGCGGCAGCATGCTGGCCAGCGGAGCCGAGCGGAAGGTGGGGCGCTGCAGCCAATGCCCGCCCAGCTATGAAGAGCAGACGTTCAACGCCCTCCGTGAGTGGCGCAAGGATGTGGCGCAGTCCGCCGATGTCCCGGCCTTCGTGGTTTTCACCGACGCAACCCTCACCGCCATCGCCGAGGCCCGGCCGTCCTCCCTTGAGGAACTGGCCAGGCTTGCCGGCGTTGGCCCGTCCAAACTGGAGCGGTACGGCGAAGCAGTCCTCGCGGTGCTGACGGAAAGCAGCACGTTCTGA
- the nudC gene encoding NAD(+) diphosphatase, whose translation MSHAEAAAPVGQAAGTMPEHQLPAGELPANHLFDTVLPVRPAMVNRGSVERMRPGLVPELLAAGTAKAMLLSGRHALVHGDALVLAEAGPLLDRLKRSASSPAHIIYLGAALGSEDLPAGTGVLLFILPEPVDPGLAGLPAGATWEGFRDVAAQLDATHTALFVEASAIANWHATHTHCPRCGTVTNVEASGWVRRCPADASEHYPRTDPAIIVTVVGPDGRVLLGGGGPLDAKNYSTLAGFVEPGESLEQAVVREIQEEVGVRVKACQYLGSQSWPFPASLMLGFTAVTDDTEAKPDGVEVTRARWFSREEVQEAVLSGEIVISTRLSIARSLIEHWYGGVIQDRPVDG comes from the coding sequence ATGAGTCATGCGGAGGCCGCTGCGCCGGTCGGTCAAGCGGCGGGCACCATGCCGGAACATCAGCTGCCGGCAGGCGAACTGCCCGCCAACCATCTCTTCGACACCGTGCTGCCGGTTCGGCCCGCAATGGTCAACAGGGGGTCGGTTGAACGGATGAGGCCCGGCCTCGTTCCGGAGCTGCTGGCGGCGGGAACCGCCAAGGCGATGCTCCTGTCCGGCCGGCATGCGCTGGTCCACGGGGACGCGCTCGTCCTGGCAGAGGCCGGACCGTTGCTGGACCGTCTCAAGAGGTCGGCGTCCAGTCCGGCGCACATCATCTATCTCGGCGCGGCCCTCGGCTCCGAGGACCTTCCCGCAGGAACCGGCGTCCTGCTTTTCATCCTGCCGGAACCGGTGGATCCCGGTCTGGCCGGCTTGCCCGCCGGAGCCACCTGGGAAGGCTTCCGCGACGTCGCCGCGCAACTGGATGCGACGCACACCGCACTGTTCGTTGAGGCCAGTGCCATTGCCAACTGGCACGCCACCCACACCCACTGTCCGCGGTGCGGCACCGTCACAAATGTGGAGGCCAGCGGATGGGTCCGGCGGTGCCCGGCTGACGCCTCCGAACACTACCCGCGCACGGACCCGGCCATCATCGTCACTGTGGTTGGCCCGGATGGCCGTGTCCTGCTGGGCGGCGGCGGTCCACTGGACGCAAAGAACTACTCCACACTGGCCGGATTCGTCGAGCCCGGGGAATCCCTCGAACAGGCCGTGGTCCGGGAAATCCAGGAAGAGGTGGGCGTGCGGGTCAAGGCGTGCCAGTACCTCGGCTCCCAGTCGTGGCCGTTCCCGGCGTCCCTCATGCTCGGCTTTACAGCCGTCACCGACGACACAGAAGCAAAGCCCGACGGCGTCGAGGTTACCAGGGCGCGCTGGTTCAGCCGGGAGGAAGTCCAGGAGGCCGTGCTCAGCGGTGAAATCGTCATCTCCACCAGGCTCTCCATCGCCCGGTCCCTCATTGAGCACTGGTACGGCGGCGTGATCCAGGACCGTCCGGTGGACGGCTGA
- a CDS encoding macrolide 2'-phosphotransferase, translated as MRREPIELAAVATAAVPGLSPTAVSSAPDDPADFDSALLLDAEGKRWRVRSPRHAEASTRLETEFLVLRAFAPAIRAELPFLMPTVAGTVRQQNLTTFVYSHLHGATRTVEELTAGPQELAKEIGTTLAAIHDLPRTLVSNADLPSYTPNEFRQRRLNELDQAATTGKIPALLLRRWEHAMEDVSLWRFNPCVVHGDLHEDNLLVEDHRVTAVTGWTDLRIGDPADDLAWLVASNEHEFVDAVVKHYTAKRRDAPDNHLLRRAALSAEFALAQYLVKGIAAADADMIAEAEGMLSTLADDIAEYGGQPISVEPLPPAQPDSPPTGQAPASPGLVDAPAATDVSEAMPAVHVTPIPVDVKPLPVVVTPIPAEEDSAENADQPSGQDASQDAADVGTADDAGVSDDADADGTQDPAQEDAPAAKPSGADTSTVALTVVDAKTT; from the coding sequence GTGAGAAGAGAACCAATCGAACTGGCAGCTGTGGCCACCGCGGCAGTCCCCGGACTGAGCCCGACCGCTGTGAGCTCTGCCCCGGATGACCCGGCAGACTTTGATTCGGCCCTCCTTCTTGATGCCGAAGGCAAGCGCTGGCGCGTCCGCTCACCCCGGCACGCGGAAGCAAGCACCAGGCTGGAGACCGAGTTCCTGGTACTGCGCGCGTTCGCACCCGCCATCCGGGCCGAACTGCCGTTTCTCATGCCGACCGTGGCAGGCACCGTCCGGCAGCAGAACCTGACCACCTTCGTGTACTCGCACCTGCACGGCGCCACGCGCACCGTCGAAGAGCTGACGGCCGGTCCGCAGGAGCTGGCGAAGGAGATCGGCACGACGCTGGCGGCCATTCACGACCTGCCCCGGACGCTGGTGAGCAACGCCGACCTGCCCAGTTACACGCCGAACGAGTTTCGCCAGCGCAGGCTCAACGAACTCGACCAGGCCGCGACCACAGGCAAGATTCCGGCGCTCCTGCTCCGCCGCTGGGAGCACGCCATGGAAGACGTCTCACTGTGGCGGTTCAACCCCTGCGTGGTGCACGGTGACCTGCACGAGGATAACCTGCTGGTCGAGGACCACCGCGTCACTGCCGTCACCGGCTGGACCGACCTGCGGATCGGCGACCCCGCCGACGACCTCGCCTGGCTCGTGGCATCCAACGAGCACGAATTCGTCGACGCCGTGGTCAAGCACTACACGGCGAAGCGCCGGGACGCGCCGGACAACCACCTGCTGCGCCGCGCCGCGCTCTCGGCTGAATTTGCGCTAGCCCAGTACCTCGTCAAGGGCATCGCAGCAGCCGACGCCGATATGATCGCCGAGGCCGAAGGCATGCTGTCCACGCTGGCCGACGACATCGCCGAATACGGCGGCCAGCCCATCAGCGTCGAACCGCTGCCGCCGGCCCAGCCCGACTCCCCGCCAACCGGCCAGGCACCGGCCTCACCCGGCCTCGTTGACGCCCCGGCGGCCACCGACGTTTCCGAGGCCATGCCCGCCGTGCATGTCACGCCAATCCCGGTTGACGTGAAGCCCCTTCCGGTCGTGGTTACGCCCATCCCGGCCGAGGAGGACTCCGCGGAGAACGCAGACCAGCCGTCAGGGCAGGACGCGTCGCAGGACGCCGCTGATGTTGGCACGGCAGACGACGCTGGCGTATCTGACGATGCCGACGCGGACGGGACGCAGGACCCGGCACAGGAGGATGCCCCGGCCGCGAAGCCCTCAGGCGCCGACACGTCCACCGTCGCCCTCACGGTGGTCGACGCCAAGACGACCTAA